A window of Fragaria vesca subsp. vesca linkage group LG7, FraVesHawaii_1.0, whole genome shotgun sequence contains these coding sequences:
- the LOC101307443 gene encoding basic blue protein-like — protein MARYSALSLLAFLVSPIMVMATSYEVDWSVGVDFTAFATQNHFYAGDVLNFHYDRVHNNVVIATNGDEFDQCEMEPNLGYYQSGNEAFTLPEAGYYYFMCGYHCKSDGMRMTVFVN, from the exons ATGGCACGATACTCGGCTCTTTCTCTGCTTGCGTTTCTGGTTTCTCCGATCATGGTGATGGCAACATCATACGAAGTTGACTGGTCAGTTGGAGTTGATTTCACTGCTTTTGCTACTCAAAACCATTTCTATGCTGGAGATGTGTTGA ATTTTCATTATGATAGAGTTCATAACAATGTAGTTATAGCAACCAATGGTGATGAGTTTGATCAATGCGAGATGGAACCAAACTTGGGTTATTATCAAAGTGGCAATGAAGCATTTACCTTGCCTGAAGCTGGATACTATTATTTCATGTGCGGGTATCACTGCAAATCTGATGGCATGAGAATGACAGTGTTTGTAAACTAG
- the LOC101307737 gene encoding uncharacterized protein LOC101307737, with amino-acid sequence MAVARYSALALIAFLVSPIMVMATTYDIVWALGIDYSTDFVEQNTFYAGDVITFHYDVARDDVVIATDGDAFDQCMMEPNLGHYQSGNDALTLCEPKYHYFMCGYHCKSNGMKMSVFVN; translated from the exons ATGGCAGTGGCACGATACTCGGCTCTTGCTCTGATTGCATTTCTTGTTTCTCCGATCATGGTGATGGCAACAACATACGACATTGTCTGGGCACTTGGAATTGATTACAGTACTGATTTTGTTGAACAAAACACTTTCTATGCTGGAGATGTGATAA CTTTTCATTACGATGTTGCTCGAGACGATGTGGTTATAGCAACAGATGGTGATGCATTTGATCAATGCATGATGGAACCGAACTTGGGTCATTACCAAAGTGGCAATGATGCACTAACCTTGTGTGAACCTAAATATCATTATTTCATGTGTGGGTATCACTGCAAATCCAATGGCATGAAGATGTCGGTGTTTGTGAACTAG